In Humulus lupulus chromosome 7, drHumLupu1.1, whole genome shotgun sequence, the following are encoded in one genomic region:
- the LOC133790952 gene encoding autophagy-related protein 18a produces the protein MAQTLQPTSSSVPQTLVLPESESETDSAYSISAFDEPQNPNQNLITTPTQTPTLLHLSFNQDYGCFAVGTDMGFRIYNCDPFREIFRRDFGMRGGIGLVQMLFRCNILALVGGGACPQYPLNKVMIWDDHQSRCIGELSFRSEVKGVRLRRDRIVVVLVQKIFVYNFADLKLLHQIETIANPKGLCEVSHVSSPVVLVCPGLQKGQVRVEHYGSKRTKFIMAHDSRIACFSLTQDGRLLATASSKGTLVRIYNTLDGSLLQEVRRGADRAEIYSLAFSSTAQWLAVSSDKGTVHVFSLKVDSGLLANDLSRSTPDSSLSNPSAIPSLSFMKGVLPKYFSSEWSVAQFHLQEGLQHVVAFGHQKNVVVILGMDGSFYRCEFNPTNGGEMNQLEYYNFLKPEQTF, from the exons ATGGCACAGACTCTCCAACCTACCTCCTCTTCCGTTCCCCAAACCCTAGTTCTTCCAGAATCCGAGTCTGAAACCGATTCCGCCTATTCCATCTCTGCGTTCGATGAGCCGCAAAACCCTAACCAGAATCTGATTACGACTCCCACCCAGACCCCGACCCTCCTCCACCTCTCCTTCAACCAGGACTATGGCTGCTTCGCCGTGGGGACCGACATGGGGTTTCGAATCTACAACTGTGATCCGTTCCGTGAGATCTTCCGGCGGGACTTTGGGATGCGTGGCGGGATCGGATTGGTGCAGATGTTGTTCCGCTGCAACATACTAGCCCTCGTCGGTGGTGGAGCTTGCCCGCAGTACCCATTAAACAAAGTCATGATCTGGGACGACCATCAGTCCCGTTGCATCGGCGAGCTATCGTTTCGGTCTGAGGTCAAGGGGGTCCGGCTCAGGCGTGACCGAATTGTGGTGGTTTTGGTTCAGAAGATCTTCGTCTACAATTTTGCGGACCTGAAGCTTTTGCATCAAATTGAGACTATTGCGAACCCTAAAGGACTCTGTGAGGTCTCGCACGTGTCCAGTCCTGTGGTTCTCGTATGCCCTGGGCTCCAGAAGGGTCAGGTTCGAGTCGAGCATTATGGTTCGAAGCGAACCAAGTTCATAATGGCTCACGATTCGAGAATTGCGTGCTTCTCTCTCACCCAGGATGGCCGGTTGCTGGCTACGGCTAGTAGTAAAGGAACTTTGGTTAGAATTTACAATACATTGGATGGCTCTTTGCTTCAAGAg GTAAGGAGAGGTGCAGATCGAGCAGAGATATATAGTCTTGCTTTCTCATCTACTGCCCAGTGGTTAGCTGTCTCAAGTGACAAAGGGACTGTTCATGTGTTTAGTCTGAAGGTTGATTCAGGACTTTTGGCAAATGATTTATCGCGTAGTACGCCGGACTCCAGTCTTTCTAATCCATCAGCCATTCCGTCTCTTTCCTTTATGAAAG GTGTGTTGCCAAAATATTTCAGCTCAGAGTGGTCAGTGGCACAGTTTCATTTGCAAGAAGGTTTGCAGCACGTAGTTGCCTTTGGGCACCAGAAGAACGTAGTTGTGATCCTTGGCATGGACGGAAG CTTCTATCGATGCGAATTCAACCCGACAAATGGCGGAGAGATGAATCAGCTTGAATATTATAATTTTCTGAAACCAGAACAAACTTTCTGA
- the LOC133790953 gene encoding histone H2A.1-like, protein MEATKATKGAGGRRGGERKKSVTKSVKAGLQFPVGRIARFLKKGRYAQRTGTGAPVYLAAVLEYLAAEVLELAGNAARDNKKNRINPRHVQLAVRNDEELGKLLHGVTIASGGVLPNINPVLLPKKSKAAEAEKPAPKSPRKA, encoded by the exons ATGGAGGCCACTAAAGCAACCAAAGGAGCCGGAGGAAGGAGAGGGGGCGAGAGGAAGAAGTCTGTGACGAAGTCTGTCAAAGCTGGGCTTCAGTTCCCTGTTGGTCGTATCGCTCGTTTTCTGAAGAAGGGAAGATACGCTCAGCGAACTGGTACCGGTGCTCCGGTCTACCTCGCAGCCGTGCTTGAATATCTTGCTGCTGAG GTTTTGGAATTGGCTGGAAATGCAGCCCGTGACAACAAGAAGAACAGGATCAATCCAAGACACGTTCAATTGGCAGTGAGGAACGACGAAGAGTTGGGAAAATTACTTCACGGTGTTACCATTGCCAGCGGTGGTGTTCTTCCCAACATTAACCCAGTTTTGCTACCAAAGAAGTCTAAGGCTGCTGAAGCTGAGAAGCCTGCACCCAAGTCTCCCAGAAAGGCCTAA
- the LOC133790951 gene encoding putative protease Do-like 14, with product MRRLSALNYNLVTRIVSIAAAGSGLSYLYTYNNEVSVGVSIPVPWRESVSLPWKIAERVPYCPSVSSSVNSELGSFQLFSLSAGSIPSSESSGVSDGCHKHSCGCFGRDTFAKAAAKVGPAVVNISLHQGMYGVFGGKSIGSGTIIDKDGTILTCAHAVVNFQGRSISSKGKVDVTLQDGRTFEGTVLNADIHSDIAIVKINSKTPLPTAKIGSSSILQPGDWVLAVGCPLSLQNTVTAGIVSSIDRKSSDLGLGGIRREYLQTDCAINPGNSGGPLVNVDGEVVGMNIMKVLDADGLSFAVPIDSVTKIIGHFRKSGRVVRPWLGLKMLELNDMVVAQLKERDAAFPDVRKGVLIVMITPGSPADLAGFHPGDIVIEFDGKSVENVKEVLDILGDRLGEPLKVVVKRAQNRLVTLTVIPEESNPDI from the exons ATG AGGAGGCTTTCTGCTTTGAACTACAACCTAGTCACCCGGATTGTGAGCATCGCTGCGGCCGGGTCTGGTTTGTCGTATTTGTACACCTATAACAATG AAGTGAGCGTAGGAGTGTCTATTCCCGTGCCATGGCGCGAATCAGTATCTCTGCCGTGGAAAATTGCTGAAAGAGTGCCTTACTGCCCTTCAGTTTCCTCGTCAGTTAACTCCGAATTGG gttcatttcaattattttctTTGAGTGCTGGTTCTATTCCATCATCGGAATCTTCTGGGGTATCGGATGGTTGCCATAAACATTCTTGTGGATGCTTTGGTAGAGATACGTTTGCCAAAGCAGCTGCAAAGGTGGGACCTGCTGTTGTTAACATCTCCCTTCATCAGG GTATGTATGGGGTCTTTGGTGGGAAGAGTATTGGCTCGGGAACTATTATTGACAAGGATGGTACTATTTTAACGTGTGCTCATGCGGTGGTTAATTTTCAGGGAAGGAGTATTTCATCGAAAGGAAAG GTTGATGTTACTTTACAAGATGGTAGGACATTTGAGGGTACTGTGTTGAATGCTGATATACATTCTGATATTGCTATTGTAAAAATTAATTCCAAAACCCCACTCCCAACTGCAAAAATTGGCTCTTCAAGTATTCTTCAGCCTGGAGATTGGGTGTTAGCCGTGGGCTGTCCACTTTCACTTCAGAACACTGTAACTGCTGGTATTGTGAG TTCTATAGACCGTAAGAGCAGTGATTTGGGTCTTGGTGGAATAAGGAGAGAGTATTTGCAGACAGATTGCGCAATTAATCCA GGAAATTCTGGGGGGCCTCTTGTTAATGTTGATGGAGAAGTTGTTGGTATGAATATTATGAAAGTGCTTGATGCTGATGGATTAAGTTTTGCTGTACCAATTGATTCAGTCACCAAAATCATTGGGCATTTCAGAAAAAGCGG GAGAGTTGTTCGACCTTGGCTTGGATTGAAAATGCTTGAACTTAATGACATGGTTGTTGCTCAGCTTAAAGAAAGAGATGCAGCTTTTCCGGATGTCAGGAAAGGTGTTCTTATAGTAATG ATAACTCCTGGATCACCTGCTGATCTCGCTGGGTTCCATCCTGGTGATATCGTTATTGAATTTGATGGGAAATCTGTTGAAAACGTCAAGGag GTGCTTGACATATTGGGAGACAGACTTGGGGAACCCTTGAAGGTGGTCGTTAAACGAGCCCAAAATAGATTAGTGACTCTGACTGTGATCCCTGAGGAGTCCAATCCGGACATATGA